The Peribacillus simplex genome contains the following window.
TCAGATCTTAGAGCCACTAGTTGAACAAGTGATTGAGAAAATTGGAAAACCGGAAGCCGTTGCCGCAGATGTAGCTTATAAAACACCAGCGATTACAAGCTACCTATTTAACAAAGAAATCATACCGGCTTTACCTTATACACGTCCTCGCACCAAAGAAGGATTTTTCCGCAAACAGGACTATTATACGATGAACATTTTGATTGTTACCTTTGTCCTTCGGGAGAGCTATTAAAGTACTCAACAACCAATAAAGAGGGCTATCGCGAGTATAAATCACCCAAACACACTTGTGCGACATGCTCATTTTTATCTCAGTGTACAGAAAGCAAAGACCATCAAAAAGTGGTGACACGGCATATTTGGCAAACACCATGTGGAAGAAGCAGATCATCTGCGTCATCATCAAGATGTAAAAACTATATATGCGAAACGTAAAGAAACGATTGAGCGTGTATTCGCAGATGCAAAAGAAAAGCATGGTATGCGTTGGACAACTTTAAGGGGACTTAAAAAATTGTCGATGCAGGCGATGCTTACTTTCGCTGCCATTAATTTAAAGAAGATGGCCAATTGGACATGGGGAGGTCCAAAAATGGCCTAACATAGTGGGCTCGTAGAGCCCCAATCTCCTAACTTCAGGCAAAAATTCAAAGGGAATCTCAAAAAGGGGTTCGGAATTTTTTAATTCCGAACCCCTTTTGTCGACAAACTGAGAACGATTCCATTAAAGGAATCGTTCTTTTTTTGCGTTTAATTTTCAGTAGTTTCGCTTACTCCTGAATAGCTTTTCTTATACTTAACGACAAAGTAAAGTAATGTCAATATCATAAAGCTAATTGTAAAGCCAAGTAAAACATAGACGTTTTGCCACATTAAACCAAAGTTACCACTTGATATAACCTCTTTAAATCCTCTAACTGAGAAGGTCATCGGTAACCAATTATTGAATATTTGTAATGGTTCTGGTATTAATTCAAGTGGGAATGTTCCAGCACTTGTCGTTAATTGTAAGATCAAGATAACAATCGCGATGAAACGACCTGGATCTCCCAATGTTGTTACAAGCAACTGAATCAATGTAATGAATACCAAACTCGTTATAATCGAGAACATTACGAATAACGGTACACTTTTCACTTCCATATCAAGCAGTACTAATGTTAATCCTGAGGCTATAATTGCTTGGATAATACCTACTGCAGCAATAATGCCAAATTTACTTAAGAACCAAGTGAACCCGTTTTTCGGAATTCCAATCGGCTCTCTTAATGGAAAGACAATTGAGAGCAATAATGCACCTACAAACAAACCTAATGATAGGAAGTAAGGAGCAAAACCAGTTCCATAGTTCGGAACTTTATTGATGCTTTCTTTTTCAACCTTAACAGGCTCTGCAACCATGTTATACGTTTCTTCACCAGCATTAATATCTGCTGAATCTTTAGCCGCTTTATTGATTTTATCCTTAAACTCTGTCGACCCTTCCGCCAACTTACTTGTTCCACTTACAATTTTACTAGAACCATCCGCTAATTGACTAGATCCATCTGCTAATGCTGCCGATCCTGCTGTAAGCTGATTGACTCCATCTGCAAGTGTCGCTGAACCTGAAGCGAGGTTTTGGCTACCGGTTGCTGCTTCTGATAATTTCTCACCGAATGTTACTAGACCTACTCTTAATTGAGATTGACCTTCTTTTAATTGAGCAGCCCCTGTTTCTAATTGACCTGCTCCTTCATTTAATTGAGAGACACCTGTTTGAAGTGCTTTTTGGCCACTATTCAGGGTCGAAATATTTTCAGAAAGGCTAGAGGCACCTGCTTGAATCTGACCAGCAGAATTAGCAAGCTCTTTATTCCCTGATTCAAGCTTTGTAGCGCCAGCTGATAAATTATCAAATGCTTGCTTCAATGCATCTTGCTGTTCTTTTGGTAAAGCCCCCAAATATGGGTCTAAGGTCGATTGAAGAGTCGATACACCTTCTTTCAATCCTGATGCTCCATCAGCTAAGCTATTTGAACCTGACTCTAACTGTTGCAAGGAACCTTTCAGTTGCTTACTTCCATCATGAATTTTTTCCGTACCCGAAACAAGTTCATTCATCTTCTCTTCAACTGTACCGATGCCAGTATGAGTCTTTTCAATTCCAGACTGAAGACTTCCTGCCCCATCTTCTGCCTTTTTCGCTCCGTCAATCAATTGATTTTGAGCGTTAGATAACTGGCCTAAACCATCAGCAAGAGTTTTTGCTCCTTTTTGTAACTCAACGGTACCGTCCTGAACTTTCTTGGTACCACCTGTAAATTCAACTTGTTTTTCAGCTAATGATGTTAATTTTTCTTCTAAAGTTTTTGCACCATTATCAACGTCCAGGATTCCATCTTTCAGTTTCCCAGCTGCTTCATCCGTTGACTGAAACCCTTCGCCCATTTCAGTAATGATGTCAAACATGGTCTCTGCATATGTCTCAGTTACTTTTTCTGCAAGAGCCATTTGGATTTTTTGAACTGCTGTTTCTCCTATTTGAGCTGATAAGAAGTTAAAGCTTTCATTTGGAACATACTTTAATTCAAGTTTTTTCGGCTTTTCATCCATTAACGTCGTCGCGTTTTTTGAAAAATTCTCTGGAACTTCTACTAGTAAATAATATTTTTGATCCTCTAAGTTTTTGTAGCCTGTTTTACGATCAACAAACTGAAAATTAAAGTCCTTACTTTTCTTCAGTTTTTCTACAAATTCATCTCCTAGTTTTATTTCTTCTCCCTCTAACTCAGCACCGGAGTCATTATTAACAATGGCAACTGGTAAATCTTCAAGACGATCATACGGATCCCAAAAAGCCCATAAGAACATGCCACTATACAAAATAGGAATAAACAGAATTGCGATAATCGGAATAAGCAGTTTTTTATTTTTAAACAGGCCAAGGAACTCCTGTTTTATTAAACTAGATTTCAAAGAATCCCCCCTAAGTATGATTGACCATTTAGTTCATTTGGTCATTTTTTTACAAATAATAAGGACTATCATGAGTGACAGCCAATCCGTTAAACAAATATAACTGAAATAGTTCTGCTATTTCTTCTTTTTCAAGTGGTTTATGATTTCTTTCCCAGGCGAATATAAGTGCTAAATAAATCTTCAACATGATAAAAGCTGTTATTTCAGGATTACATGGAGAAATATATTTCTTTTCGATAGCTAATTTAATTTTTTCCTTAATATAAGAAATAATCGCTATTTCCATTTCATTTAACATTTGTAAAACGGCAGGCGTTCCCATTTCTTTTTCTTCCTGAAATAGCTTCAGTGATAATTGATGACTCCTTTCTGAATTCTAAGATTCGATATAGTGCACTATGCAGGTTTTTCATAAAAGGTTAAGTTTGGTTTAATTGACTGCTCAGCCTCATTTTTCATTTCTTCAATCATTCGTAACACAATCTCTTTAAACAATTGCTCTTTATTGGCATAAAAGGTATAGATGGTCCCTTTTCCGACATTTGCTATTTTGGCTACTTGTTCCATTGTTGTAGCTTTATAACCAAAGAGTGAAAAAGACTTTGTCGCAGCTTCTAATATTAACTTTTTCCTGTCAATTGACATATATCACCCCGAACTGACCAGTTGAACAAAACGGTCAATAAGTTATTTTATGATATTAACAAATTTTTTTAATAATAGCAAGGCATCTTTTTTTGAGTTTAGGAAGATCATATTCAAGGGGCTTTTTATCTTTCTTCTTTTTTACTTTATCCCCAGATTGATTCCTTAATATTGAAGTATAATAAATGACAAATCAGTATCTAAGCGATAAGATATAGACAATTAGGTTCCTTTTCCTGATTCCTTAAAGAATTCGTGTAAAATATACCGTACCGACCATGAAATGAAACAAAAGGTAACCAATACAAATTTCATATTTCAAGAATGCATATTAAGGAGGAAACCATGAATATTAAGATAAATAATATACCGCGTTTCATGCAATCCGAAATCGAAAAACTTCAATCAGAATTGTCCCCATTATTGAAGAAAAATATGAAATACAGTTTTTTTTCAACCATAATGATAGGGTTTTCCATCATAAATCTATTTTTTCTTTTATTTAAAAACGACTCATACCCAATCTCTAAAATTGCTCTTGCAATATATGCATTAGTCGGTGCTATTGGATTTGCCCTTTTAAAGGAAAACAAACACAACCAAAAAGAAATAGTGAAAATGAGCCAGAAGCATATGCTGGAGAGAATGAAAGAAAGCAACTACTTAACCGATGCCAGGAAAAATAATTACTATAAAAAGGTAAATGAGCAGCCGCTATCTGCAATGAATGTCTTTTTGGAGTTTCTTGCGGAAGAACAACAAAGGAAGAATAAATCTTTCCATGATGAATAAAGAAGGACAAAAAAATCCCCTTATGAGAGGTCATAAGGGGATTTTTCTTACGATATTCATTTACTTAAAACGGGATCTGCAATGACAAGGATTTTTCCGGACTTGATATCTTCCACATATCGATCGACTTCAGCTTCCTCCAGTCCAATATTCAATAATGGCTTCCTCAATCCCCCTGCTCCTGAAGCTGCCCCGGCAGCGGCTCCGCCAAAAGTGGCGAAAATCGGGCCTGCTGCCAAAATCGGACCAATTCCAGGTATTGCCAATGCACTCATTCCAATAAGTAAACCTGTCAAACCGACAGCTCCGCCGGCCGCTGCCCCTGCTACGAATCCATCAGGCTTTGTTGGGCTGACTTCCTCGGCTTCCTTTGGTAATTTATCAATTTTTTTGGCAACTACTGATATTTGATCGGATGTATATCCTTGTTCCTTTAAATTTTCGACTGCTGAAGTTGCTTCGTTTTCATTCTCATATATTGCTATAAACCTATTGTCCATGGTATCTGCTCCTTTAAAAGTAATGTATTATACAATACCCTTAATTGAGTTTTAATAACCTACGATGGAAAAATGAATTTCACTCCCTGGTTTGCCCCTGACCATAAATGAAATACTTGCTTGATGTTAAGGCCGGTAAACCCATTGGTCCACGTGCATGGAGCTTTTGTGTGGAAATGCCGATTTCTGCACCATAACCGAATTCAAAACCATCGGTAAAACGGGTGGAAGCATTGTGATAAACTGCTGCCGCATCTACTTTATTCAAAAATATGGAAGCGTTTTGTTCATCTCTCGTTAGGATTGCTTCAGAATGCTTGGAACCGTATCGGTTAATGTGTTCAATTGCATCCGATACACCGTTTACAATTTTCACGCTGATTTTTAATGCTAGGTACTCTGTTGACCAATCATCCTCCGTTGCCTTTTTCGCTCTCGGAAAAGCGCTGCAAACCACTTCGTCTCCATATACTTCAATACCCTTTTTATCCAGGATTTCCAAAATCAGCTTTCCATTTTCTTCAAACCATTTTTCGTGAATAAGAAGGCCCTCAATTGCATTGCATACGGAAGGTCGCTGTGTTTTACCGTTTAAGACAATTTTCTCGACCATCGTGACATCTGCTGTCTGATCGATGAAGATATGGCAATTGCCTGATCCCGTTTCAAGGACGGGAACAGTGGACTCCTTAATGACCGTTTCAATTAAATTCTTTCCACCACGAGGAATCAAAACATCTAAATACTCATTAAGGTGAAAAAGTTCCTTAGCGGATTCCCGACTCGTATCCTCGATTAACTGAATAGCCTCTACAGGAATTTCCGTATTCTCTAAAGCCTTATGAATGGAAGAGATCAGTGCCATATTGGAGTATTTGGCTGAAGAGCTCCCTCTTAAAAGGACCGCATTCCCCGTTTTCAAGGATAATGTAGCTGCATCGATGGTCACATTTGGCCTTGCTTCATAAATCATTCCGATTACACCGATCGGCACTCGTAACTTTTTAATCAATAAACCATTTTCTTTTTCGATAG
Protein-coding sequences here:
- a CDS encoding YhgE/Pip domain-containing protein produces the protein MKSSLIKQEFLGLFKNKKLLIPIIAILFIPILYSGMFLWAFWDPYDRLEDLPVAIVNNDSGAELEGEEIKLGDEFVEKLKKSKDFNFQFVDRKTGYKNLEDQKYYLLVEVPENFSKNATTLMDEKPKKLELKYVPNESFNFLSAQIGETAVQKIQMALAEKVTETYAETMFDIITEMGEGFQSTDEAAGKLKDGILDVDNGAKTLEEKLTSLAEKQVEFTGGTKKVQDGTVELQKGAKTLADGLGQLSNAQNQLIDGAKKAEDGAGSLQSGIEKTHTGIGTVEEKMNELVSGTEKIHDGSKQLKGSLQQLESGSNSLADGASGLKEGVSTLQSTLDPYLGALPKEQQDALKQAFDNLSAGATKLESGNKELANSAGQIQAGASSLSENISTLNSGQKALQTGVSQLNEGAGQLETGAAQLKEGQSQLRVGLVTFGEKLSEAATGSQNLASGSATLADGVNQLTAGSAALADGSSQLADGSSKIVSGTSKLAEGSTEFKDKINKAAKDSADINAGEETYNMVAEPVKVEKESINKVPNYGTGFAPYFLSLGLFVGALLLSIVFPLREPIGIPKNGFTWFLSKFGIIAAVGIIQAIIASGLTLVLLDMEVKSVPLFVMFSIITSLVFITLIQLLVTTLGDPGRFIAIVILILQLTTSAGTFPLELIPEPLQIFNNWLPMTFSVRGFKEVISSGNFGLMWQNVYVLLGFTISFMILTLLYFVVKYKKSYSGVSETTEN
- a CDS encoding DUF5392 family protein, whose product is MNIKINNIPRFMQSEIEKLQSELSPLLKKNMKYSFFSTIMIGFSIINLFFLLFKNDSYPISKIALAIYALVGAIGFALLKENKHNQKEIVKMSQKHMLERMKESNYLTDARKNNYYKKVNEQPLSAMNVFLEFLAEEQQRKNKSFHDE
- a CDS encoding general stress protein yields the protein MDNRFIAIYENENEATSAVENLKEQGYTSDQISVVAKKIDKLPKEAEEVSPTKPDGFVAGAAAGGAVGLTGLLIGMSALAIPGIGPILAAGPIFATFGGAAAGAASGAGGLRKPLLNIGLEEAEVDRYVEDIKSGKILVIADPVLSK
- a CDS encoding glutamate-5-semialdehyde dehydrogenase; its protein translation is MSEVTAKGKAAKKASYQLIGLTTEKKNEALGKIAKQIVNDKDHLIKENQKDLEEGRKKGFSESILDRIMLNVNRIDDMAAAIRLLIDLKDPIGEKLETIEKENGLLIKKLRVPIGVIGMIYEARPNVTIDAATLSLKTGNAVLLRGSSSAKYSNMALISSIHKALENTEIPVEAIQLIEDTSRESAKELFHLNEYLDVLIPRGGKNLIETVIKESTVPVLETGSGNCHIFIDQTADVTMVEKIVLNGKTQRPSVCNAIEGLLIHEKWFEENGKLILEILDKKGIEVYGDEVVCSAFPRAKKATEDDWSTEYLALKISVKIVNGVSDAIEHINRYGSKHSEAILTRDEQNASIFLNKVDAAAVYHNASTRFTDGFEFGYGAEIGISTQKLHARGPMGLPALTSSKYFIYGQGQTRE